A genomic region of Mesobacillus jeotgali contains the following coding sequences:
- the upp gene encoding uracil phosphoribosyltransferase, with protein sequence MAKVYVFDHPLIQHKLTYIREKSTGTKEFRELVDEVATLMAFEITRDMPLEEIEIETPVEKTKSKVLSGKKLGIIPILRAGIGMVDGILKLIPAAKVGHIGLYRDPETLLPVEYYVKLPSDVEERDFIVVDPMLATGGSAVEAINSLKKRGAKHIKFMCLIAAPEGVETVKEAHPDVDIYIAALDEKLNDHGYIVPGLGDAGDRLFGTK encoded by the coding sequence ATGGCAAAAGTATACGTATTTGACCATCCATTGATCCAGCATAAACTTACTTATATCCGCGAAAAAAGCACAGGCACGAAGGAATTCCGCGAGCTTGTAGACGAAGTCGCAACGCTGATGGCGTTCGAAATCACGCGTGACATGCCGCTTGAGGAAATTGAAATTGAAACACCAGTCGAAAAGACAAAATCAAAAGTACTTTCAGGCAAAAAGCTCGGCATTATCCCGATTCTTCGTGCAGGAATCGGAATGGTTGACGGCATCCTGAAATTGATCCCGGCTGCGAAGGTAGGACATATCGGACTATACCGTGATCCAGAAACATTACTGCCGGTTGAATACTATGTGAAACTTCCAAGTGACGTCGAAGAGCGCGATTTCATCGTCGTTGACCCAATGCTTGCGACAGGCGGATCTGCCGTCGAAGCGATTAACTCTCTTAAAAAGCGCGGCGCCAAGCACATCAAGTTTATGTGTTTGATTGCAGCTCCAGAAGGGGTAGAAACGGTAAAAGAAGCACACCCTGATGTAGATATTTATATCGCTGCACTGGATGAAAAGCTGAATGACCACGGATATATCGTACCTGGATTGGGAGATGCAGGAGACCGTTTATTCGGGACTAAATAA